One window from the genome of Candidatus Kryptoniota bacterium encodes:
- a CDS encoding HIT domain-containing protein, translated as MRCVFCDIAEGKSPADFVIKDNEVVAIRDAHPVAPVHILVIPKKHIPSLVDVDGDSELISKMISTAVIVAKKVNISGRGFRLVWNCRAEGGQTVDHIHLHLIGGRQMKWPPG; from the coding sequence ATGAGATGTGTCTTCTGTGATATTGCAGAAGGGAAATCGCCCGCCGATTTCGTAATCAAAGACAATGAAGTTGTCGCTATCCGCGACGCGCATCCTGTTGCACCCGTCCACATTCTTGTCATACCCAAAAAGCATATACCGTCTTTAGTCGATGTTGATGGCGACTCAGAGTTGATCTCAAAAATGATTTCCACAGCCGTCATCGTCGCGAAAAAAGTGAATATTTCCGGCCGTGGATTCAGACTGGTCTGGAATTGCCGCGCAGAGGGAGGCCAGACGGTGGACCACATCCACCTGCACCTTATCGGAGGCCGGCAGATGAAATGGCCCCCGGGATAA
- a CDS encoding type II CAAX endopeptidase family protein, producing the protein MHQSDFSQWFWYIAVSYSIISALVSAVIARTKQRDQGNWFLLGIIFGIFAISALLLMKKLPDELAPGNNLLLNPDRHLRSGWRVIIFLVISLVVNSLLVSLARLSRVVPEPSILFLFYIAVLVSTVVMIKYIDSRRFVSVGFPYHGAIFREIGLGFLIGTVMICLVGGFEIAFGAVKLSLRSNLSIILLVRNFGLSFLFFGFFALGEELLFRGYPFQALIEGMGNVGAIIFMSVIFGLLHSGNPEATVFSTANTILAGVWLSVAYLKTRTLYFPFGAHFAWNLVQSFFLSLPVSGLLTNRTIFVPTDFGPDWFTGGRYGPEAGVGTTVVLIAATVFFILDKRIKPAYDYVALKERVAAK; encoded by the coding sequence ATGCACCAATCTGATTTTTCACAATGGTTCTGGTATATCGCGGTTTCTTATAGCATAATTTCCGCTTTGGTATCCGCTGTGATCGCGCGGACAAAGCAGAGAGACCAGGGCAACTGGTTTTTACTCGGGATTATTTTTGGAATTTTCGCGATTAGCGCGCTCCTCCTCATGAAGAAATTACCCGACGAGCTGGCACCGGGGAATAATCTTCTTCTTAATCCTGACCGCCATCTTCGAAGTGGATGGCGGGTAATTATTTTTCTTGTGATTTCACTTGTCGTTAACTCTCTGCTCGTATCGCTCGCAAGATTGTCGCGTGTTGTCCCGGAACCATCGATCCTTTTCCTTTTTTACATTGCCGTTCTCGTCTCGACCGTCGTTATGATAAAGTATATCGACAGCCGCCGGTTTGTGTCTGTAGGATTCCCGTATCATGGTGCGATATTCCGCGAGATCGGATTGGGCTTCCTGATCGGAACGGTCATGATTTGCCTCGTGGGCGGATTTGAGATTGCTTTTGGGGCAGTGAAGCTGAGTCTCCGATCCAATTTGAGCATCATCCTCCTCGTGAGAAATTTCGGTCTCAGCTTTCTCTTCTTCGGATTTTTCGCCCTCGGTGAGGAGCTGTTGTTCAGAGGATACCCATTCCAGGCATTGATCGAAGGGATGGGAAATGTCGGCGCGATAATCTTTATGAGCGTGATATTCGGGCTCCTCCATTCGGGAAATCCGGAAGCCACCGTGTTCTCGACCGCGAACACAATTCTGGCGGGCGTCTGGCTGAGCGTCGCGTATTTGAAAACACGGACTCTTTATTTCCCATTCGGTGCCCACTTCGCATGGAATTTAGTGCAGAGCTTTTTCCTTTCGCTGCCTGTCAGCGGTCTCCTGACGAACAGGACGATATTCGTTCCCACTGACTTCGGTCCCGATTGGTTTACAGGTGGGCGATATGGACCAGAAGCTGGTGTCGGCACAACCGTAGTGCTGATCGCCGCCACAGTCTTTTTCATTCTCGATAAACGGATTAAACCTGCTTACGATTATGTCGCATTAAAAGAGAGAGTTGCGGCGAAGTAA
- a CDS encoding SpoIIE family protein phosphatase produces the protein MVSIYDRLRLNILLENLTDEQFQAVKPRLQERHYLAGEVILEDESEGSELHLIAEGRVKVTRRTRFGDEFRLALLHSGDFFGEISLIDGRPRTGKVSAIDDCTTFVLGKRDFDWLLDSSHPFALRLLLITSIRMRSQNNHFIQELERSTRHLVTDVRRLERIIEASKLINSALDLDELLKIILETALKIVDGDGGTVYLVDEKRQELWSKVLEASKPVHIRLPIGKGIAGFVAATGDTLNIPDAYLDARFNPEVDKKTGYHTKTILCMPMRNKDGKIVGIFQLLNKRDGTFTAEDENAINALSAHAAIAIEKARLYEEERNKLALEKELNAAHAVQVGLLPKELPILEGYEFAARSIPAKTVAGDLYDFIPLEDGSLAISLGDVSGKGMPASLLMANVQATVRAYSRVNTTANNCVKHANNLLFKSTASDKFATLFYGIIDAGKNTLRYTNAGHEEPFFLRKAHDTVRLTAGGVPLGIVDHFPYEEETVHFKEGDVLIIYSDGVQDATNSKDERFGQEQIETLARNSLGLSAGKILEEILNGVNIHVADTPQFDDMTLLVVKRKK, from the coding sequence GTGGTTTCTATTTACGACCGCCTCCGCCTGAACATTCTCCTTGAAAACCTGACGGACGAACAATTCCAGGCTGTTAAGCCGCGACTTCAGGAGAGACATTATCTGGCGGGCGAAGTAATACTCGAGGACGAAAGCGAGGGAAGCGAACTTCATCTTATCGCTGAAGGCCGGGTGAAGGTAACTAGGCGAACGAGGTTCGGAGATGAATTCCGGCTTGCCCTCCTCCACAGCGGAGACTTCTTCGGCGAAATCTCCCTCATCGACGGCCGGCCTCGCACCGGAAAAGTTTCGGCGATCGACGACTGCACGACTTTTGTTCTCGGGAAAAGAGATTTCGACTGGCTCCTCGATTCAAGTCACCCGTTTGCGCTCAGGCTCCTTCTGATCACTTCGATAAGGATGAGATCGCAGAACAATCATTTCATCCAGGAGCTTGAGAGGAGCACCCGCCATCTCGTTACCGACGTCAGGAGACTCGAACGAATCATAGAAGCTTCAAAGCTGATCAACTCTGCTCTCGATCTTGACGAGCTCCTGAAGATTATCCTCGAGACTGCTCTAAAGATTGTGGATGGAGACGGCGGCACTGTATATCTTGTCGACGAGAAAAGACAGGAGCTCTGGTCAAAGGTTCTCGAGGCATCGAAGCCCGTCCACATCCGGCTTCCTATCGGCAAAGGGATTGCCGGTTTCGTCGCAGCTACCGGCGACACGCTGAACATTCCTGATGCGTACCTCGACGCGCGCTTCAACCCGGAAGTCGACAAGAAGACGGGTTATCACACCAAGACTATCCTTTGCATGCCTATGAGGAACAAAGACGGAAAGATAGTCGGGATTTTTCAACTTTTGAACAAACGTGACGGGACATTCACAGCCGAAGACGAAAACGCGATCAACGCCCTTTCCGCGCACGCTGCGATCGCGATCGAGAAGGCACGACTGTACGAAGAGGAGAGAAACAAGCTCGCACTCGAGAAAGAGCTCAACGCTGCTCATGCGGTTCAGGTGGGACTCCTCCCCAAGGAGCTTCCGATCCTTGAAGGCTACGAGTTTGCGGCCAGATCAATTCCCGCTAAAACAGTTGCCGGTGACCTTTACGATTTCATCCCTCTCGAAGACGGCTCTCTCGCGATTTCGCTCGGTGACGTTTCAGGAAAAGGAATGCCCGCGTCCCTCCTCATGGCGAACGTCCAGGCGACAGTCCGGGCGTATTCCAGAGTAAACACGACGGCAAACAATTGTGTGAAGCACGCGAACAATCTCCTTTTTAAATCGACTGCGTCGGACAAGTTCGCCACACTTTTCTACGGCATCATCGACGCCGGCAAAAATACTCTTCGCTACACGAATGCCGGCCACGAAGAGCCTTTCTTCCTGAGAAAGGCGCACGACACGGTGCGTCTGACGGCTGGCGGAGTGCCGTTGGGTATTGTCGACCATTTCCCGTACGAAGAGGAGACGGTCCACTTCAAAGAGGGCGATGTGCTGATCATTTATTCGGATGGGGTTCAGGACGCGACCAATTCGAAGGATGAGCGGTTCGGGCAGGAACAGATCGAGACGCTGGCAAGAAACTCTTTGGGTCTTTCCGCCGGCAAAATCTTGGAAGAGATTCTAAATGGCGTGAACATCCACGTCGCAGATACTCCCCAGTTCGACGACATGACGCTCCTCGTTGTGAAAAGGAAGAAGTAA
- a CDS encoding serine hydrolase domain-containing protein, protein MNKLVESGAPPGMSLVVVKNDSIVYAKGFGWADEPRKIHATPTTVYHWWSCTKIATAIAILQLQEKGKLSLNDSVVRYLPFFKVKYPSDTSKRVTILNLLNHTSGLPDPSAFTFVRWVHHDEDPPVNQTDFIMKELPDYSKLKFEPGDHSEYSNIGYMVLGAIIEKVTAMAYEDYIRQNILQPLGMNHTDFLYMKKTESDEAAGSHPTFNLMTPLLYIMAPSYIRETHWSHLWMKRVYTDQTPPTGLIGSATDAARLVAAYLNGGVLDGRRILSQESIATMTYRWQIGSKNDDSLNYRRQGIGWQIYGKSGRWVLTHDGGGPGFSTKIQLYPDEHLGFVLFTNDVTCEPWKIINLAATLKW, encoded by the coding sequence ATGAACAAATTAGTAGAATCCGGTGCTCCTCCCGGGATGTCTTTAGTGGTGGTGAAGAACGACAGTATTGTTTATGCCAAAGGTTTCGGCTGGGCTGACGAACCACGGAAAATCCACGCTACGCCAACGACAGTGTATCACTGGTGGTCATGCACAAAAATTGCTACCGCAATTGCCATCCTCCAACTTCAGGAAAAGGGAAAGCTCTCTTTAAATGATTCGGTCGTGCGGTATCTTCCATTCTTCAAAGTAAAGTATCCTTCCGACACCAGCAAGCGGGTAACCATTCTGAATCTCCTCAACCATACTTCAGGATTACCGGACCCGTCCGCGTTTACATTCGTTCGCTGGGTTCATCACGACGAAGATCCTCCTGTTAATCAAACTGATTTCATAATGAAAGAGCTTCCGGATTACTCTAAGCTGAAGTTTGAGCCTGGAGACCATTCTGAATATTCCAACATCGGTTATATGGTGTTGGGTGCCATTATTGAAAAAGTAACTGCCATGGCGTATGAAGATTATATTCGTCAAAATATTCTTCAACCTCTTGGAATGAATCACACAGATTTTCTTTACATGAAAAAAACAGAATCGGATGAAGCGGCAGGCAGTCATCCGACATTTAATTTGATGACTCCGTTACTTTATATCATGGCGCCATCATATATTCGGGAAACCCATTGGAGCCATCTCTGGATGAAACGAGTTTATACAGACCAAACCCCACCCACGGGTCTCATTGGGTCCGCGACAGACGCAGCCAGACTGGTCGCTGCATATCTGAATGGCGGAGTGCTGGATGGCCGACGAATACTTTCGCAGGAATCAATAGCAACAATGACGTATCGGTGGCAAATAGGGTCAAAGAATGATGATTCGCTAAATTACCGCAGGCAGGGAATCGGTTGGCAAATCTATGGTAAATCCGGGCGATGGGTTCTTACACATGACGGCGGCGGCCCAGGCTTTTCTACGAAAATTCAATTGTATCCAGATGAACATCTCGGATTTGTTCTCTTCACAAATGACGTTACGTGCGAACCCTGGAAAATAATTAACTTAGCTGCTACCCTAAAATGGTGA